TCTTTTTCGTTCTCCTCTTGAATTCCAGGTTAAGTCTCTCCAGCACGTTTGTTGTTCTCAGCCTATTCTGGTACGATTCACTGTACGCTCTGTAATTGTACAGTGAGGGATACCATCTCTCGAACATCTCGGATGCTTTATCGAGACCCTCTTTAACAAGTGCG
This is a stretch of genomic DNA from Thermoplasmatales archaeon. It encodes these proteins:
- a CDS encoding transposase, with the translated sequence ALVKEGLDKASEMFERWYPSLYNYRAYSESYQNRLRTTNVLERLNLEFKRRTKKIGAFPSEQSLLRLVVTIMMDVNEEWVTGRRYINMEED